From Rutidosis leptorrhynchoides isolate AG116_Rl617_1_P2 chromosome 3, CSIRO_AGI_Rlap_v1, whole genome shotgun sequence, a single genomic window includes:
- the LOC139896460 gene encoding serine/threonine-protein kinase STY13-like codes for MSDSSSKKKNNKRITEEGAFESNSNNNNSNNSNGKSGTVKSGLGCSKSVCSNGSITNSDCTIDERVLVDPKLLFIGTKIGEGAHGKVYEGRYKDRIVAIKVLNRGSNTEERTALEGRFAREVNMMSRVKHDNLVKFIGACKDPLMVIVSELLPGMSLRKYLGSIRPNQLDIRLALNFALDIARAMECLHTNGIIHRDLKPDNLLLTANQKSVKLADFGLAREETVTEMMTAETGTYRWMAPELYSTVTLRQGEKKHYNNKVDVYSFGIVLWELVTNRMPFDGMSNLQAAYAAAFKQERPNLTDDISPELAFIIQSCWVEDPNLRPSFDQIIRMINTFIFTLPPPSPPPEECDAAEDVTSSASNGGSVTEFSARSRRKFSFIRQIFAAKKSKNSQ; via the exons ATGAGTGACAGTAGCAGTAAGAAGAAAAACAACAAAAGGATAACAGAAGAAGGTGCATTTgagagtaatagtaataataataatagcaacaataGCAATGGTAAATCTGGAACGGTTAAATCAGGTTTGGGTTGCTCGAAATCAGTGTGTTCAAATGGGTCGATCACAAATTCCGACTGCACAATCGATGAAAGGGTGCTGGTTGATCCAAAATTGTTATTTATTGGAACCAAAATTGGAGAAGGGGCTCATGGGAAGGTTTATGAAGGAAG GTATAAAGATCGAATAGTGGCTATAAAGGTTCTTAACCGTGGGAGTAACACAGAAGAACGAACTGCACTTGAAGGTCGATTTGCACGGGAAGTTAATATGATGTCACGAGTGAAACATGACAACTTAGTGAAG TTTATTGGAGCTTGTAAAGATCCTTTAATGGTGATTGTCTCTGAATTGTTACCGGGGATGTCACTCAGAAAATACTTAGGCAGTATTCGTCCAAATCAATTAGACATTCGTTTAGCTTTGAACTTTGCCCTCGATATTGCTCGAGCCATGGAATGTTTGCATACTAATGGGATTATACACAGAGATCTAAAGCCTG ATAACTTACTCCTCACTGCAAATCAGAAGTCAGTGAAGCTTGCAGATTTTGGTCTTGCGAGGGAAGAAACCGTTACTGAAATGATGACAGCAGAGACTGGGACTTATCGTTGGATGGCACCCGAG TTGTATAGCACTGTGACACTCCGTCAAGGGGAGAAGAAGCATTACAATAACAAAGTTGACGTTTACAGTTTTGGTATCGTGCTTTGGGAGTTGGTCACAAATCGAATGCCTTTTGATGGCATGTCTAATTTGCAGGCTGCTTATGCTGCTGCTTTCAAG CAAGAAAGGCCAAATCTTACGGATGATATATCACCTGAACTCGCCTTCATCATACAATCATGTTGGGTTGAGGATCCGAATCTAAGACCAAGTTTTGACCAAATCATACGCATGATCAACACATTTATCTTCACCCTCCCACCACCTTCCCCGCCACCAGAAGAATGCGATGCCGCCGAGGATGTGACATCATCAGCTAGTAATGGTGGGTCAGTGACCGAGTTTTCTGCACGCTCAAGACGGAAGTTTTCTTTTATTCGTCAGATTTTTGCTGCCAAAAAGTCCAAGAACTCACAATGA